The Henckelia pumila isolate YLH828 chromosome 2, ASM3356847v2, whole genome shotgun sequence genome includes a window with the following:
- the LOC140883095 gene encoding uncharacterized protein: MEFYSNFIDLCFFPAHAKFSFSRRVDLPFFSSQSLTKFQVISWVEFEIIWYGACMKRSSENKQLLSAALFSIVYMHGRVTDSSTIVSYQRKRQLRNEAAGFDIIRSGH; the protein is encoded by the exons ATGGAATTTTATAGCAATTTTATCGACCTTTGTTTCTTCCCTGCGCACGCGAAGTTCTCATTTTCCCGCCGCGTCGATCTCCCTTTTTTTTCATCTCAGTCGTTAACAAAGTTTCAG GTTATATCATGGGTCGAGTTCGAG ATAATATGGTATGGGGCATGTATGAAGAGATCAAGTGAAAACAAGCAATTGTTGAGTGCGGCTCTG TTTTCCATTGTGTACATGCATGGAAGGGTGACTGACAGCTCAACTATCGTGTCCTATCAAAGAAAAAGACAGCTCCGTAATGAGGCTGCTG GATTTGATATTATCCGCAGTGGACATTGA